The following proteins come from a genomic window of Gimesia chilikensis:
- a CDS encoding non-heme iron oxygenase ferredoxin subunit gives MLDFEEIASIDDFQDADRLEVFVEDTPVLLIRAGDQYFAIEDVCTHDGQPLTDGCIEEGAIVCPRHGARFDLQTGKALCMPATKPVRTFVVEVRDRKIFARTN, from the coding sequence ATGCTCGACTTTGAAGAAATCGCATCCATTGACGATTTTCAGGATGCTGACCGTCTGGAAGTATTCGTTGAAGATACTCCCGTGCTACTGATTCGTGCGGGGGACCAGTACTTCGCGATTGAAGATGTGTGTACGCATGATGGTCAGCCATTGACTGATGGGTGTATTGAAGAGGGGGCGATCGTTTGTCCCCGCCATGGTGCTCGGTTTGATTTACAGACCGGTAAAGCACTCTGTATGCCTGCCACCAAGCCCGTACGTACATTTGTGGTAGAAGTTAGAGATCGTAAGATCTTTGCTAGAACTAACTAA
- a CDS encoding sugar phosphate isomerase/epimerase family protein, whose amino-acid sequence MTKELLSQQKVSSFSTPASSIKPDHASPTLSLSERISINQITTYHWSFKESLNGLLSAGIPAIGLWNRKVLDLEPAEAAELVIDSGMKVSTVSLAGGFTGCNEYAFEDAIADAIQLICFGGQVNASAIQIASGPRAGHTLNHARDLTTEALKRLGDVASLTGTRLALKTMRSPQSRHWTFLNSLHANLELIDACGHPAVGLALEPALLLNEENPEQLLSEIMPLIASVQVSDWDISEELTDEFPQYQLLEMIHDSGYKGFYDLEIWSEEIWQSDYESLLSRVRQLTQAESSRYE is encoded by the coding sequence GTGACTAAAGAGCTTCTCTCACAGCAAAAAGTCAGTTCGTTCTCAACTCCAGCTTCCTCAATAAAACCAGATCATGCCAGCCCAACACTCTCGCTGTCAGAGCGTATTTCGATCAACCAGATAACTACCTACCACTGGTCGTTCAAAGAAAGTTTGAACGGTCTACTTTCGGCAGGCATCCCTGCGATTGGATTGTGGAATCGAAAAGTTCTGGACCTCGAACCTGCAGAGGCAGCTGAACTGGTCATCGATTCCGGAATGAAAGTCTCCACAGTTTCCCTTGCTGGAGGATTTACAGGCTGCAATGAATATGCGTTTGAAGACGCCATTGCTGATGCGATCCAACTGATCTGCTTCGGTGGTCAGGTTAATGCCTCCGCCATCCAGATCGCCAGTGGACCTCGAGCGGGACACACACTCAATCACGCCCGTGACTTGACCACGGAAGCTCTCAAACGACTGGGGGATGTTGCTTCACTCACCGGGACCCGGCTGGCACTCAAAACAATGCGATCCCCGCAGTCCCGCCACTGGACATTTCTGAATTCTCTGCACGCGAACCTGGAACTGATTGATGCTTGTGGGCATCCTGCAGTTGGCCTGGCACTGGAACCGGCATTGCTGCTCAACGAAGAAAATCCTGAGCAGTTACTCTCCGAAATCATGCCACTCATTGCCTCAGTTCAAGTTTCTGACTGGGACATCTCTGAAGAACTGACGGACGAGTTCCCGCAGTACCAGTTGCTCGAGATGATCCATGATTCAGGCTACAAAGGTTTCTACGACCTGGAAATCTGGTCCGAAGAAATCTGGCAATCCGACTACGAATCTCTGTTGAGTCGAGTGCGACAACTCACACAGGCAGAGTCTTCCCGCTACGAATAG
- a CDS encoding PTS sugar transporter subunit IIA has translation MEHESYSLDDLARQLGRDKRELEKLVSRGRIPGRKVNGEWLFNSTEITHWLEQEMRSYSTTELERVEQTHPTTQLDSEHLISSLMPEELMEVPLDARTKRSVLESLIEIAGRTWQIWEPSAVLTAVQEREEAYPTAFDNGVAIPHPRNPLSDAVGEPVIAYGRTLTGIPFGSDRGGLTDIFFLVICSDTATHLSVLARLGRMLQLPDFVDLLREASTPQETRQVIIEAEKRVAEQ, from the coding sequence ATGGAGCATGAATCTTACAGCCTGGATGATCTAGCAAGACAGCTAGGTCGTGACAAACGCGAGTTGGAAAAACTGGTAAGCCGGGGCAGAATTCCCGGCCGTAAGGTTAACGGAGAATGGCTGTTCAACTCGACCGAAATCACACACTGGCTGGAACAGGAGATGCGGAGCTACTCCACCACCGAGCTGGAACGTGTAGAACAGACCCACCCCACGACTCAATTGGATTCAGAGCACTTGATCAGCAGCCTGATGCCTGAAGAGTTGATGGAAGTCCCCCTGGATGCCCGCACCAAACGCTCCGTTCTGGAAAGTCTGATTGAAATTGCCGGCCGAACCTGGCAGATCTGGGAACCGTCAGCGGTCCTGACCGCTGTCCAGGAACGTGAAGAAGCGTACCCGACCGCCTTTGATAACGGTGTTGCAATCCCCCACCCCCGTAATCCACTCTCCGATGCCGTCGGAGAACCGGTCATCGCTTATGGCAGAACACTCACGGGAATCCCTTTTGGCTCAGACAGAGGCGGACTGACAGACATCTTTTTCCTGGTGATCTGCTCCGACACAGCAACACACCTCTCTGTTCTGGCGCGACTGGGACGAATGCTGCAACTTCCCGATTTTGTCGATCTGCTGCGCGAGGCAAGCACTCCTCAGGAGACCAGACAGGTGATCATCGAAGCGGAAAAACGGGTCGCAGAACAGTAA
- a CDS encoding helix-turn-helix transcriptional regulator, protein MRVSIDENDRSFLLGLNRLKSATIQEICDQEGVTATAVRQRLVRLQGLDLIARTQVKEGRGRPHYTYSVTSLGMRLLGDNYAELANILWDELKGIENEELRCRLASRIQTALVQQYGKHVDAPSLHGRMEQLKQALEERGFVVELDHTGPLPILREHNCPYHDIASADASICELEQRVFERVLGTKMHLSECCLDGHHCCEFEAQTS, encoded by the coding sequence ATGCGCGTTTCAATTGATGAAAATGATCGTAGCTTTCTGCTGGGGCTTAATCGTCTCAAGTCTGCCACTATTCAAGAGATTTGTGATCAGGAAGGCGTGACGGCAACGGCAGTCCGTCAACGGCTTGTGCGTTTACAGGGATTAGACCTGATTGCACGCACCCAGGTGAAAGAGGGACGAGGACGTCCCCATTACACCTATTCCGTGACCAGTCTGGGCATGCGGCTGTTGGGCGATAACTACGCTGAGCTGGCCAACATCCTCTGGGATGAGCTCAAGGGGATCGAGAACGAAGAATTACGCTGCCGACTGGCTTCACGTATTCAGACAGCACTGGTGCAGCAGTATGGAAAACACGTGGATGCACCTTCCCTGCATGGGCGGATGGAGCAGTTGAAGCAGGCTCTGGAAGAACGCGGGTTTGTTGTGGAACTGGATCATACCGGTCCATTACCGATTCTCCGGGAACATAACTGTCCCTACCACGATATTGCCAGTGCAGACGCTTCGATTTGTGAACTGGAACAAAGAGTCTTTGAACGCGTGCTCGGCACCAAGATGCATCTCTCCGAATGCTGTCTGGACGGGCATCATTGCTGTGAATTTGAAGCACAGACAAGTTAA
- a CDS encoding alanine/glycine:cation symporter family protein: MKYQRLPAPVILRPLLMTALILIFCGWLASPGQAQDDSPAKQPAKAEQQTESLEAALEQAEAEADKPATGGFALVEQKVDELFGKFNGILAKIIFYPVPITPTQIEKGTGVPLAVLWLVIGATYFTLRMNFINIRAFKHAILLVLGKYDNPEDEGEVTHFQALTAALSATVGLGNIAGVAVAISTGGPGAMFWMMLAGLLGMTSKFAECTLAQIYRRINPDGRVMGGPMCYLSTGLTQQFPGNAFLKGLGGFLSILFAVMCIGGSLAGGNAFQVKLSLGAVAETFPLLKENSWVYGLLMAVFVGIVIIGGIRSIARTTEKIVPFMCGIYVLAGMAIIILNIQKVPASFMAIIEGAFNPDALYGGIMGVLIIGFQRAAFSNEAGVGSAAIAHSAAKTEYPVREGIVASLGPFIDTIVICTMTALVIIITGAYNDPQYADLIASNEGAALTAEAMDSQIPYFKYVLSVSVILFAYSTMISWSYYGERCWAFLFGDSQKVSMAYRILFLVFVVLGSIVSATNVLDFGDLMILGMAFPNILGVLLLSNRVKQELDKYWSRYKTGEFDEQASS; this comes from the coding sequence ATGAAATACCAAAGGCTACCTGCCCCCGTGATCTTGCGCCCCCTGTTAATGACAGCTTTAATCCTGATCTTCTGTGGATGGTTAGCCTCCCCAGGCCAGGCACAGGATGACTCTCCCGCCAAGCAGCCAGCCAAAGCGGAGCAGCAAACTGAATCACTGGAAGCCGCTCTGGAACAAGCCGAAGCCGAAGCCGACAAACCTGCCACAGGTGGGTTTGCCCTGGTTGAACAAAAAGTGGATGAGCTATTCGGAAAGTTCAACGGTATTCTGGCGAAAATCATTTTTTATCCTGTCCCCATCACACCGACGCAAATCGAAAAGGGAACGGGAGTCCCGCTGGCAGTACTCTGGCTGGTGATCGGTGCCACATATTTCACATTACGAATGAACTTCATTAATATCCGCGCCTTCAAACATGCAATTCTGCTAGTCCTGGGGAAATATGATAACCCTGAAGACGAAGGCGAAGTCACTCACTTCCAGGCTTTAACCGCCGCCCTGTCTGCCACCGTGGGCCTGGGAAATATAGCCGGGGTGGCTGTGGCGATCAGCACGGGTGGCCCCGGTGCCATGTTCTGGATGATGCTCGCCGGCCTGCTGGGTATGACTTCGAAATTCGCAGAATGTACTCTCGCCCAGATCTATCGACGCATTAATCCTGACGGTCGCGTGATGGGGGGGCCGATGTGCTATCTGTCTACCGGATTAACTCAACAGTTCCCCGGAAATGCCTTTTTAAAAGGTCTCGGAGGTTTCCTGTCCATCCTGTTTGCCGTCATGTGCATCGGCGGCTCACTGGCAGGGGGAAATGCCTTTCAGGTTAAACTATCTCTGGGTGCTGTAGCAGAGACCTTTCCCTTACTGAAAGAAAACAGCTGGGTGTACGGCCTGTTAATGGCAGTCTTCGTCGGGATTGTAATTATCGGTGGCATTCGCAGCATTGCGCGAACCACGGAAAAGATCGTCCCCTTTATGTGCGGTATTTATGTGCTGGCCGGAATGGCGATCATTATCCTGAATATCCAGAAAGTCCCGGCCTCATTCATGGCCATCATTGAAGGTGCCTTTAACCCGGACGCGCTGTATGGCGGAATCATGGGCGTGCTGATCATCGGCTTTCAGCGTGCAGCCTTCTCCAACGAAGCTGGCGTCGGGTCGGCAGCCATTGCTCACTCAGCCGCCAAAACCGAATATCCCGTCCGTGAGGGAATCGTAGCCTCATTGGGCCCCTTCATCGACACCATCGTGATCTGCACAATGACCGCACTGGTTATTATCATCACCGGTGCTTATAACGATCCGCAATATGCAGACCTGATCGCGTCCAATGAAGGTGCTGCCCTGACAGCAGAAGCAATGGACTCACAGATCCCGTATTTTAAATATGTGCTCTCTGTCTCAGTGATTCTCTTTGCGTATTCAACAATGATCTCCTGGTCTTACTATGGAGAAAGATGCTGGGCCTTTCTGTTCGGCGACAGCCAGAAAGTATCCATGGCTTATCGAATTCTGTTCCTGGTCTTTGTAGTCCTGGGTTCCATCGTCTCGGCGACCAACGTACTTGACTTCGGTGACCTGATGATCCTGGGCATGGCTTTCCCCAACATCCTGGGTGTGCTGCTGCTCTCTAACAGGGTCAAACAGGAACTGGATAAATACTGGAGCCGTTACAAGACTGGGGAATTCGATGAGCAGGCCAGTAGTTGA
- the sufB gene encoding Fe-S cluster assembly protein SufB translates to MATRLDTNSENESVDIGEYQYGFHDPTDKYVFTGKKGLNAEVVAQISEMKNEPAWMREFRLKSFEIFEQKPTPEWGGNLSELNYQDIHYFVRASEGQGRSWDEVPDDIRKTYDRLGIPEAEKKFLSGVKAQYESEVVYGSLQEDLAKQGVIFTDTDSALRDHPELLKEYFGTIIPPNDNKYAALNSAVWSGGSFVYVPPGVHIEFPLQAYFRINSENMGQFERTLVIVDEGASCHYVEGCTAPTYSSESLHSAVVEIIVKKGGRFRYTTIQNWSNNVYNLVTKRAFAYEDSLMEWVDGNLGSKLTMKYPAIYLMGEGARGETLSIAFAGKGQHQDAGAKMVHCAPNTSSRIISKSISKDGGRSSYRGLVKVDPKADHCKSNVVCDALLLDPESRSDTYPYIEIEDNDVAIEHEASVSKIGEEQLFYLMSRGLTEAEASSMIVTGFIEPLVKELPMEYAVEMNRLIELQMEGSIG, encoded by the coding sequence ATGGCAACCAGGTTGGATACCAATTCGGAAAATGAAAGCGTTGATATTGGTGAATACCAATACGGGTTTCATGATCCCACCGACAAATATGTATTTACCGGCAAAAAAGGTTTGAATGCGGAAGTCGTCGCCCAGATTTCCGAGATGAAAAACGAACCGGCCTGGATGCGGGAATTTCGTTTGAAGTCATTTGAGATTTTCGAACAGAAACCGACTCCCGAGTGGGGTGGGAATTTATCCGAACTGAATTACCAGGACATTCATTATTTCGTTCGCGCCTCGGAAGGGCAGGGACGCAGCTGGGATGAAGTGCCTGATGACATTCGGAAAACTTATGACCGCCTGGGGATCCCCGAAGCGGAAAAGAAATTCCTCTCTGGAGTCAAAGCACAGTATGAATCCGAGGTGGTATATGGAAGCCTCCAGGAAGACCTGGCTAAGCAGGGCGTGATCTTTACCGATACCGATTCGGCCCTGCGTGATCATCCCGAGCTGTTGAAAGAATATTTCGGAACCATCATTCCACCCAATGACAATAAGTATGCTGCTTTGAATTCGGCTGTCTGGTCAGGTGGTTCATTCGTGTATGTGCCGCCCGGAGTTCACATCGAATTTCCTCTGCAGGCCTACTTCCGGATTAACTCGGAAAACATGGGGCAGTTTGAGCGGACACTGGTAATCGTCGATGAAGGGGCTTCCTGCCACTACGTCGAAGGTTGTACCGCTCCGACTTACAGCTCGGAAAGTCTGCACTCTGCTGTTGTGGAAATCATCGTGAAAAAAGGCGGACGCTTCCGCTATACCACGATTCAGAACTGGTCGAACAACGTCTATAACCTGGTGACCAAGCGGGCATTTGCCTATGAAGATTCGCTGATGGAGTGGGTCGACGGTAACCTTGGTTCTAAATTGACTATGAAATATCCCGCCATCTATCTGATGGGGGAAGGTGCCCGTGGAGAGACTCTCTCTATTGCCTTTGCCGGCAAGGGGCAGCATCAGGACGCTGGTGCGAAAATGGTCCACTGTGCTCCGAATACGTCCAGCCGCATTATTTCCAAGAGTATTTCCAAGGATGGCGGCCGATCCAGCTATCGTGGTCTGGTGAAGGTTGATCCTAAAGCGGATCACTGTAAATCCAACGTGGTCTGCGATGCCCTGCTGCTCGATCCGGAAAGCCGTAGTGATACATATCCCTACATTGAGATCGAAGACAATGATGTGGCAATCGAGCACGAGGCCAGTGTTTCCAAGATTGGTGAAGAACAGCTGTTCTACCTCATGAGCCGCGGCTTAACCGAGGCGGAAGCATCATCCATGATCGTCACTGGATTCATTGAGCCCCTCGTTAAAGAATTGCCCATGGAATATGCAGTCGAAATGAACCGACTGATTGAATTACAGATGGAAGGTTCGATTGGTTAA
- the sufD gene encoding Fe-S cluster assembly protein SufD, with protein MSTPSVNTSAEIPAGFGEAAFEAFLATRDEPAWVTESRRQAFQRYRELLETELDPEEWRRVDLRALRPDRFQLCTAQAEQSAAPETETLLTGQADFAGHVKHTDGQLISSEMSEELAAKGVIFGDLATVVREHGELIQPYFMTRAVDSQRDRFSAWHAAFWTGGTVLYVPRNVVVDAPLHSLITLQADKAADLSHTLVILEEGASATLLEETTSVSDDLLGLHVGAVELLLAKEARLRYVQLQNWNHKVWHVAHQAGRVENNGFLQWTVGGIGAKLAHIHQDVVLDGRGSEAEVNGVTFSTDNQIHSFYTQQSHNAAETRSDLLYKQVLRDQARSIWRGMIRVEKEGQQTNGYQRNDSLMLSPTCRADAIPGLEIEADDVRCTHGATAGRVDEEQIFYCMSRGMSEYEAMHMIVEGFFQTVFDRIPVEAVRETLNQAIIKKLGFGR; from the coding sequence ATGAGCACTCCGTCCGTGAATACGTCTGCTGAAATTCCCGCCGGTTTTGGTGAAGCAGCATTTGAAGCATTTCTGGCCACGCGTGACGAGCCGGCCTGGGTTACCGAATCCCGGCGTCAGGCATTTCAGCGTTACCGCGAGCTTCTGGAAACGGAACTCGATCCGGAAGAGTGGCGACGGGTTGATTTACGTGCCCTGCGTCCAGACCGGTTTCAACTGTGTACAGCACAGGCTGAACAGTCAGCTGCACCGGAAACGGAAACACTGCTCACCGGACAGGCTGATTTTGCTGGTCATGTGAAGCACACAGACGGGCAGTTGATCTCCAGCGAAATGTCGGAAGAACTGGCAGCCAAAGGAGTGATTTTTGGCGACCTCGCGACAGTGGTTCGCGAACATGGCGAATTGATTCAGCCCTATTTTATGACCCGGGCTGTTGACAGTCAGCGTGATCGCTTTTCCGCATGGCACGCTGCATTCTGGACTGGTGGAACCGTTCTGTATGTGCCTCGTAATGTGGTTGTGGATGCTCCGCTTCACAGTCTGATCACTCTTCAGGCTGACAAGGCGGCTGACCTGAGTCACACGCTGGTCATTTTGGAAGAGGGGGCCTCCGCAACTCTGTTGGAAGAAACCACTTCCGTGAGCGATGATCTGCTCGGGCTGCATGTGGGGGCCGTTGAACTGCTTCTCGCCAAAGAGGCACGCCTGCGATACGTCCAGTTGCAGAATTGGAATCATAAGGTGTGGCATGTTGCCCATCAGGCGGGGCGAGTCGAAAACAACGGCTTCCTGCAGTGGACCGTCGGAGGAATTGGTGCCAAGCTGGCTCACATCCATCAGGATGTCGTTTTGGATGGCCGTGGCTCTGAAGCTGAAGTCAATGGTGTGACCTTCTCGACTGATAATCAGATCCATTCGTTCTACACGCAACAGTCACATAATGCAGCTGAAACACGTTCTGACCTGCTGTATAAGCAGGTTCTGCGGGATCAGGCCCGTTCCATCTGGCGTGGGATGATCCGTGTCGAAAAAGAAGGCCAGCAGACAAACGGCTATCAACGTAACGATTCTCTCATGCTTTCGCCCACCTGTCGGGCCGATGCGATTCCAGGGCTGGAGATCGAGGCAGATGATGTACGATGTACACATGGTGCGACGGCCGGGCGCGTTGATGAAGAGCAGATCTTCTATTGTATGTCACGAGGCATGTCCGAGTATGAGGCCATGCATATGATCGTGGAAGGGTTTTTCCAGACCGTATTCGATCGAATCCCTGTCGAGGCCGTCCGTGAGACGCTGAATCAGGCGATTATCAAAAAATTGGGTTTTGGTCGGTAA
- a CDS encoding DUF1080 domain-containing protein yields MMALCFLSSPEAVWAQSSTPAEAPTENEKKTPEPETKKAPPAPKTLPGPEKLLNGGDFWDHWKFVSEESKETDPNVTWKVVSGGQDQPSVLTCTGKPYGYIRTQKTYENFQFSMEWMYPGDPNANSGILLFTAEPDKVWPKAFQVQLHRPEAGFVFPTPGSGAKSANKLSPTTPLDLPVGKWHKCVLTCRSGSISVMINGIKLGEVTGCDPSKGAIALQSEGSEIHFRNLVVEELAPAPAPESPAKPKKNGES; encoded by the coding sequence ATGATGGCACTCTGTTTTCTCTCCAGCCCTGAAGCAGTATGGGCACAGTCTTCTACACCGGCTGAAGCACCGACTGAAAACGAGAAAAAGACTCCTGAACCTGAAACGAAAAAAGCTCCACCCGCTCCCAAGACTTTGCCTGGGCCTGAGAAACTGCTCAATGGCGGTGATTTCTGGGATCACTGGAAATTCGTCAGTGAAGAATCGAAGGAAACTGATCCGAACGTGACCTGGAAAGTGGTGAGTGGCGGGCAGGATCAACCCAGCGTTTTAACGTGTACCGGGAAGCCTTACGGTTATATTCGCACCCAGAAGACATACGAAAATTTTCAGTTCAGCATGGAGTGGATGTATCCGGGTGACCCAAACGCTAACAGTGGCATCCTGCTTTTCACGGCAGAGCCTGATAAGGTCTGGCCCAAAGCATTTCAGGTACAGTTGCATCGACCGGAAGCTGGTTTCGTGTTTCCTACTCCCGGAAGTGGTGCGAAATCTGCCAACAAGCTGTCGCCGACCACTCCGCTGGATCTGCCTGTCGGAAAATGGCACAAGTGTGTGCTGACCTGTCGCTCCGGAAGTATTTCGGTGATGATCAACGGCATCAAGCTGGGAGAGGTCACAGGTTGCGACCCCAGCAAAGGGGCTATCGCACTGCAGAGTGAAGGTTCCGAAATTCACTTTCGCAATCTGGTCGTGGAAGAACTGGCTCCTGCCCCGGCACCGGAGTCTCCCGCCAAGCCAAAGAAAAACGGCGAATCCTGA
- a CDS encoding universal stress protein gives MSYFHGKKILVPIDFSETSLEAIKKAIEIAEDPAMVTVVHVMIPLDLVSPGVLFGGLTDEKRTDHVNKLAKEEFAKHQIEGITFETLIGDPGIKIADYAKEKGMELIVIPSHGYTGITRLALGSVAERVLRHAPCPTLVLRQPKP, from the coding sequence ATGAGCTACTTTCATGGCAAAAAAATTCTGGTTCCCATCGATTTCTCAGAAACCTCTCTGGAAGCCATCAAGAAAGCCATTGAAATTGCAGAAGACCCGGCAATGGTGACCGTCGTGCATGTGATGATCCCGCTGGACCTGGTTTCCCCAGGTGTGCTGTTCGGCGGACTGACCGATGAAAAACGAACTGATCACGTCAACAAACTGGCAAAAGAAGAATTCGCGAAGCATCAGATTGAAGGTATCACCTTCGAAACCCTGATCGGAGACCCTGGCATTAAAATCGCTGACTACGCGAAAGAAAAGGGAATGGAACTGATTGTCATCCCCTCACATGGCTATACAGGGATTACCCGGCTGGCACTGGGATCTGTAGCTGAGCGGGTCCTGAGACATGCCCCCTGCCCGACGCTGGTACTGAGACAACCAAAACCCTGA
- a CDS encoding metal-sulfur cluster assembly factor, producing the protein MSDESRDETGEKKEENQLPVFSAFKGVGGDDALVEALKQVIDPELNINIVDLGLVYEILRSEEDPSKVTVSMTLTSPACPAGPQIITQAKMALERVDDVNEATIQLTMTPPWSPDLMTDDARDELGIF; encoded by the coding sequence ATGTCCGATGAATCCAGAGACGAGACTGGAGAAAAGAAAGAAGAGAATCAGCTACCGGTATTCTCTGCATTCAAAGGGGTAGGCGGCGATGATGCGCTGGTTGAAGCGTTGAAGCAGGTCATTGATCCCGAATTAAACATCAATATCGTGGATCTGGGACTCGTTTATGAAATTCTTCGGTCGGAAGAAGATCCGTCCAAGGTCACCGTTTCCATGACGTTAACCAGTCCTGCTTGTCCTGCCGGTCCACAGATTATCACGCAGGCCAAGATGGCGCTGGAGAGAGTGGATGATGTGAATGAAGCAACCATCCAGCTGACAATGACTCCCCCCTGGTCGCCTGATTTGATGACCGACGACGCACGAGATGAACTGGGGATTTTCTAG
- the sufC gene encoding Fe-S cluster assembly ATPase SufC codes for MSLLKITDLHVSVSGTPILKGVNLEIKQGEIHALMGPNGSGKSTLAYAMAGHPSYEITQGKIEIDGTDISELDPNERARLGLFLAFQYPVVIPGVKVADFLRHAMSNVRDPERKEGEKLIPMREFRKELREQMNDLGMDLEMARRYLNEGFSGGEKKRMEILQLALLKPKFAVLDETDSGLDSDAVKVVSEGLSRLSGPEMGVLIITHHERLLEFNEPQFTHVMLAGRIVETGDARLAAELHEHGYASIRERHPEAAAEEVSETVEPV; via the coding sequence ATGAGTTTGTTGAAAATTACCGACCTGCATGTCTCAGTCAGTGGTACACCGATCCTCAAGGGGGTCAACCTGGAAATCAAACAGGGTGAGATTCACGCTTTGATGGGGCCTAACGGTTCCGGTAAAAGTACGCTGGCCTATGCAATGGCTGGTCATCCGAGTTACGAAATTACTCAGGGTAAAATCGAAATCGATGGCACGGATATTTCGGAGCTCGATCCGAATGAACGTGCTCGCCTCGGGCTGTTTCTGGCCTTTCAGTATCCTGTTGTGATTCCAGGAGTCAAAGTCGCCGACTTCCTGCGGCATGCGATGTCAAACGTTCGAGATCCGGAACGGAAAGAAGGCGAAAAGCTGATTCCGATGCGTGAGTTCCGTAAGGAACTGCGTGAGCAGATGAACGATCTGGGCATGGATCTCGAGATGGCTCGCCGATACCTGAATGAAGGTTTTTCGGGTGGTGAAAAGAAGCGGATGGAAATTCTGCAGCTGGCCCTGCTCAAACCCAAGTTCGCTGTACTGGATGAAACTGACAGTGGTCTGGACAGCGATGCGGTAAAAGTCGTGAGTGAAGGCCTGAGTCGTCTCTCCGGTCCGGAGATGGGCGTCTTGATCATTACGCACCACGAGCGGCTTCTGGAATTCAACGAACCACAGTTTACACATGTGATGCTGGCAGGTCGGATTGTGGAAACCGGCGATGCCCGGCTGGCTGCTGAGCTTCACGAACACGGCTATGCGAGTATTCGCGAACGTCATCCCGAAGCAGCTGCAGAGGAAGTTTCTGAAACCGTTGAGCCTGTCTAG
- a CDS encoding DUF3500 domain-containing protein: MQFNPGSSADNKSPEFLQISRRHFVRTMGAALAGSPLLGAEHLLAGQADTPAKTTAPEPLVKKLYESLTPAQKSKVCFDWDHKSKSGLLRQKIQANWNITKPYVTSDFYNKDQQELIEAIFFGHFDPSWHKNIRQQLLDDQGGYGEEQSIAIFGTPGTDQFQFVMTGRHSTVRCDGDSAEHLAFGGPIFYGHAAEDFNEKPDHPGNVFWQQALKANQVYKILDGKQRKQALIPQAPQESRVQFKKSADQITGLQIADMTKDQKQEMQSVLSLLLEPFRTSDQQEVRKCIDTQGGLDQCRVSFYQSGDIGNDETWDIWRLEGPSFVWHYRGAPHVHVWVNVSDDPKTKITTT, from the coding sequence ATGCAATTTAATCCTGGCTCCTCCGCTGATAATAAATCTCCCGAATTTCTGCAGATCTCTCGACGGCACTTCGTCAGAACCATGGGAGCCGCTCTGGCAGGCTCTCCACTGCTGGGTGCAGAGCATCTACTGGCAGGCCAGGCGGATACTCCAGCAAAAACGACTGCCCCAGAACCACTGGTCAAAAAATTGTACGAAAGCCTCACACCGGCGCAGAAATCCAAAGTCTGTTTCGACTGGGATCATAAGAGCAAATCAGGACTGCTCCGCCAGAAAATCCAAGCCAACTGGAACATCACCAAACCTTATGTCACGAGTGATTTCTATAACAAAGACCAGCAGGAGCTGATTGAAGCCATCTTCTTCGGTCACTTTGATCCCAGCTGGCACAAAAATATCCGTCAGCAGCTACTGGATGATCAAGGAGGCTACGGTGAAGAACAGTCGATTGCCATTTTTGGAACCCCTGGTACAGATCAGTTCCAGTTTGTCATGACCGGCCGACACTCAACGGTTCGCTGTGATGGTGACAGCGCCGAGCACTTGGCATTTGGTGGCCCGATTTTCTATGGACATGCTGCCGAGGACTTCAACGAAAAACCGGATCATCCCGGAAATGTTTTCTGGCAACAGGCTCTCAAAGCCAATCAGGTTTACAAGATCCTGGATGGAAAACAACGTAAACAGGCACTGATTCCTCAAGCTCCCCAGGAATCACGAGTGCAGTTCAAAAAGTCAGCCGACCAGATCACCGGTCTGCAGATCGCCGACATGACTAAGGACCAGAAACAGGAAATGCAGAGTGTTCTCAGCCTGTTATTGGAACCGTTTCGAACCTCAGACCAGCAGGAAGTGCGCAAGTGCATTGATACCCAGGGTGGGCTGGACCAGTGCCGAGTCTCCTTCTATCAGTCCGGAGATATCGGCAATGATGAAACCTGGGACATCTGGCGACTGGAAGGCCCTTCCTTCGTCTGGCATTATCGCGGTGCCCCCCACGTTCATGTGTGGGTCAACGTATCAGATGATCCCAAAACCAAAATCACCACTACTTAA